From a region of the Nitrospira sp. genome:
- the aepY gene encoding phosphonopyruvate decarboxylase: MLNPQEFIECLKENGVEFFTGVPDSLLKEFCACIAHTSRTDRHIIAANEGGAVALALGYHLATRNVPLVYLQNSGLGNVINPLLSLVDGEVYSIPLLFVIGWRGEPGFHDEPQHKKQGRVMLPMLEAMEIPVSVLGPELDHAGTIVKDALTYVRKTSTPFALIIKQGTFGSFVAPRIERTEFPLTREEAIQQVIDALEERDVVISTTGMPSREVYEYRSKRGDGHHRDFLTVGGMGHASQIALGIALQRPERSVYCLDGDGALLMHMGALALNGTLKPRNLKHIILNNGAHDSVGGQPTVARDVDILGIARAASYEQVFRAQTKQELQSCLEELKRSIGPSLLEVCVRRGARKDLGRPATTPVQNKKAFMEFIEHNS, translated from the coding sequence ATGCTGAACCCACAGGAATTTATTGAATGTCTGAAAGAGAATGGCGTTGAGTTCTTCACGGGAGTGCCGGATTCCCTGCTTAAAGAGTTTTGTGCCTGCATCGCTCATACGAGTCGAACCGATCGGCATATCATCGCCGCGAATGAAGGCGGAGCAGTCGCACTGGCACTGGGGTACCACTTGGCAACACGCAACGTTCCACTCGTCTATTTACAGAACTCCGGGTTAGGCAACGTCATCAATCCACTTTTGTCACTGGTTGATGGAGAGGTGTATTCGATTCCTCTGCTGTTCGTCATCGGATGGCGTGGTGAACCGGGGTTCCACGATGAGCCTCAACACAAAAAGCAGGGACGAGTGATGCTTCCCATGCTCGAGGCCATGGAGATTCCCGTTTCGGTGTTGGGACCGGAGTTGGATCATGCGGGAACGATTGTGAAGGACGCACTGACATATGTCCGAAAGACCAGCACCCCCTTTGCCCTTATCATCAAACAAGGAACCTTTGGATCGTTTGTTGCCCCGCGGATAGAGAGAACGGAATTCCCCCTCACTCGGGAAGAAGCTATCCAGCAGGTGATCGATGCCCTGGAAGAGCGAGACGTGGTTATCTCTACCACCGGCATGCCTTCTCGAGAAGTGTACGAATACAGGAGCAAAAGAGGTGACGGCCATCACCGCGATTTCTTGACGGTAGGCGGCATGGGACACGCTTCGCAAATTGCGCTCGGCATTGCGCTCCAAAGACCTGAGCGTTCCGTCTATTGTCTCGATGGAGACGGCGCTCTTCTTATGCACATGGGGGCTCTGGCGCTCAATGGAACGCTAAAGCCCAGAAATTTGAAGCATATTATTCTGAATAATGGCGCCCATGATTCGGTCGGTGGCCAGCCGACGGTGGCACGGGATGTTGATATTCTGGGCATTGCTCGTGCCGCTTCCTATGAACAGGTTTTTAGGGCTCAAACGAAGCAGGAACTTCAGTCGTGTCTGGAAGAGCTGAAACGCTCAATTGGTCCGAGCCTGCTTGAGGTCTGCGTACGCCGCGGAGCAAGGAAGGACTTGGGCAGACCGGCCACCACTCCGGTTCAAAACAAGAAGGCCTTCATGGAGTTTATCGAGCACAACAGTTAG
- the aepX gene encoding phosphoenolpyruvate mutase: protein MSSTPGITPARQFKKLLMSEQLEFICEAHNGLSAKIVQETGFRGIWASGLSISAQFGVRDNNEASWTQVLDNLEFMSDATTIPILLDGDTGYGNFNNMQRLVRKLEQRRIAAVCIEDKLFPKTNSFIKGDAQPMADMQEFCGKIKAGKDAQTDPDFSIIARVEAFICGWGLAEALRRAEAYRQAGADGILIHSALSVPDEILSFKQEWGNRCPVVIVPTKYYATPTDVFRQHGFSMVIWANHMLRAAVAAMQKTARILKEQEHLLSIEDKVVPVSEIFRLQNAAELQDAEDRYLPRGAENTSAIVLAASRGEELRELTEHQPKTMVKIQGASILSHIVDAYNAVGIKDITVVRGYKKEAVTLRNLTYLDNDDFAETGELDSLDKALRARKGLAKDLIISYGDVLFNKYIPQALCQEKEDFVIFVDSDWQNQSSYARLGGFAECSLPNSKKAFNAKIYLKQLGDTVSREHTHGVWMGFLKTSAAGAVQLQTILTAMLADPANRKAGIPNLLQELLKRQHPIRVLYTVGHWLDINSLDDVVQAGNF from the coding sequence ATGAGTTCAACACCAGGCATCACACCGGCGCGCCAATTTAAGAAGCTCCTGATGTCCGAGCAGTTGGAATTCATCTGTGAAGCCCACAATGGTCTGAGCGCAAAAATAGTTCAAGAAACCGGCTTTCGAGGCATTTGGGCCAGCGGTCTTTCCATCTCGGCGCAATTCGGTGTCCGCGACAACAACGAAGCCAGTTGGACCCAAGTCCTGGACAATCTGGAATTCATGTCCGATGCGACGACGATTCCGATTCTTCTCGACGGCGATACCGGATACGGCAACTTCAATAACATGCAGCGTCTCGTCCGAAAACTGGAGCAGCGCCGTATCGCCGCGGTCTGCATCGAGGACAAGCTTTTTCCCAAGACGAATAGCTTTATCAAAGGGGACGCCCAACCGATGGCGGACATGCAAGAGTTTTGCGGCAAGATCAAGGCGGGCAAAGATGCCCAGACCGATCCGGACTTTTCCATCATTGCCAGGGTGGAGGCCTTTATCTGCGGCTGGGGGCTGGCGGAAGCTCTGCGTCGAGCGGAGGCTTATCGGCAGGCGGGTGCCGACGGCATCCTCATTCATAGTGCGCTGTCGGTACCGGATGAGATCTTGTCGTTCAAACAGGAATGGGGAAACCGATGCCCGGTCGTGATCGTGCCCACTAAATATTACGCTACGCCCACCGATGTGTTTCGGCAGCATGGATTTTCTATGGTGATTTGGGCCAATCACATGCTGCGGGCCGCGGTGGCCGCTATGCAGAAAACGGCGCGGATTTTAAAGGAACAAGAACATCTCCTCTCCATTGAAGACAAGGTCGTGCCGGTTTCAGAAATCTTTCGCCTGCAAAATGCTGCGGAATTACAGGATGCTGAAGACCGGTACCTTCCCCGCGGCGCCGAAAACACGTCCGCCATTGTGCTGGCCGCTTCCCGCGGGGAGGAACTCCGGGAGTTGACGGAACATCAGCCCAAGACGATGGTGAAAATTCAGGGCGCGTCGATTCTGTCTCACATCGTGGACGCCTACAACGCCGTGGGGATCAAGGACATCACGGTCGTCCGTGGGTATAAGAAGGAGGCGGTGACCCTGCGGAATCTGACCTATCTCGATAACGATGACTTTGCTGAAACCGGTGAGTTGGATTCGCTCGACAAAGCTCTCCGCGCGCGGAAAGGCCTGGCTAAGGATCTGATCATTTCGTACGGTGACGTGCTGTTCAATAAGTACATCCCTCAGGCTCTCTGCCAGGAAAAAGAAGACTTTGTGATCTTCGTGGACAGCGATTGGCAGAACCAAAGCAGTTATGCTCGCCTGGGCGGCTTTGCCGAATGCTCTCTGCCGAATTCAAAGAAGGCGTTTAACGCCAAGATCTACCTCAAGCAATTAGGAGATACGGTTTCGAGAGAACACACGCATGGAGTCTGGATGGGTTTTCTGAAAACGTCTGCTGCCGGAGCCGTCCAGTTACAGACAATTCTGACCGCAATGCTGGCCGACCCTGCCAATCGCAAAGCCGGCATCCCCAATCTGTTGCAAGAACTGCTGAAACGTCAGCATCCGATTCGCGTGCTGTATACGGTCGGACACTGGCTCGACATCAACAGCCTCGATGACGTGGTTCAGGCAGGTAATTTTTGA
- the cysE gene encoding serine O-acetyltransferase, producing MLTKIKQDLQAIFDRDPAATSTLEVVLTYAGFHALLAYRFSHWLKSHDVPILPRVISQLARWMTGVEIHPSAKIGTGFFIDHGMGVVIGETAQIGDYVTLFQGVTLGGTGKERGKRHPTLGNHIMVGAGAKILGGITIGDNVKIGANSVVLKNIAANSTVIGVPARVIKTQGTRLPDATMDQVDLSDPIIDRLIALERELIELRKKLENQDTPPRP from the coding sequence GTGTTGACGAAGATCAAACAAGACCTCCAGGCGATTTTTGATCGGGACCCCGCGGCGACCAGCACACTGGAGGTGGTCCTGACCTATGCCGGGTTTCATGCGCTCTTGGCCTACCGCTTCTCTCACTGGCTGAAGTCACATGATGTTCCGATTCTGCCGCGTGTTATTTCGCAGTTAGCGCGCTGGATGACCGGTGTTGAGATCCATCCTTCCGCCAAGATCGGGACCGGGTTTTTCATCGATCACGGCATGGGAGTCGTGATCGGGGAAACTGCTCAAATCGGTGATTACGTGACGCTCTTTCAAGGAGTGACATTGGGTGGCACGGGCAAAGAGCGAGGGAAACGCCATCCCACTCTCGGGAATCACATCATGGTCGGGGCTGGTGCGAAGATCCTTGGCGGCATTACGATCGGCGACAATGTGAAGATCGGTGCGAATTCAGTCGTTCTGAAGAACATCGCGGCCAATTCGACCGTGATCGGAGTGCCTGCCCGCGTCATTAAGACCCAGGGGACGCGTTTACCAGATGCGACCATGGATCAAGTCGATCTGTCCGACCCGATTATTGACCGGCTGATCGCCCTTGAACGGGAATTGATCGAACTCCGCAAGAAGCTCGAAAACCAGGATACACCGCCCCGTCCTTAG
- a CDS encoding phosphomannomutase/phosphoglucomutase, translating into MGLFREYDLRGIVGRELTEEVAERFGRAYSTYVSVRGVKTISLGRDGRLSSPALHKALLKGLLAGGLDVIDIGICTSPLVYFSLFTLPVGGGIMITGSHNAAEYNGFKVCIGKTAIHGEEIQELRRVMEQGTFISGEGRLSEHPIIPDYLAHLKKSFSHVRAHRLHVVIDSGNGAASLVAKQALELLGCKVTGLYCDLDGSFPNHHPDPTVLENLSDLMQAVKNYQADVGIGYDGDADRIGAIDEQGNVLWGDRLLVLYSRDILAVKPGSTVISEVKASQSLYDDIAKQGGRPIMWKTGHSLIKAKMKEESAVLAGEMSGHMFFADRYFGYDDAVYASCRLIEILAKAQRPLSTLISDLPQSVVTPEIRVDLPDAVKFDVVEQIRMKFEEYLRTKQSLGPNKLVLQGLITIDGVRAKFDDGWGLIRASNTQPALVLRFEAISSAQLDVIRALIEDELAEARRALGC; encoded by the coding sequence GTGGGGTTGTTTCGGGAATATGATCTCCGCGGAATTGTCGGCAGGGAACTGACCGAGGAGGTGGCCGAACGGTTCGGTCGAGCCTATTCCACATATGTCAGCGTGCGTGGAGTGAAGACGATCAGTCTTGGGCGTGACGGTCGATTAAGCTCTCCAGCCCTCCACAAGGCATTGCTCAAGGGTCTGCTTGCCGGAGGGCTCGACGTGATCGACATCGGAATTTGTACGTCTCCGCTGGTCTACTTTTCCTTGTTCACGCTGCCGGTCGGCGGCGGCATCATGATTACGGGGAGCCACAACGCAGCAGAATATAACGGGTTTAAGGTCTGTATCGGCAAGACAGCCATCCATGGAGAGGAAATTCAGGAACTTCGGCGAGTGATGGAACAAGGCACCTTCATATCGGGAGAAGGTCGTCTTTCCGAGCACCCGATTATTCCTGACTACCTGGCGCACCTCAAGAAGAGCTTTTCGCATGTCAGGGCACATCGCCTACATGTCGTGATCGATAGCGGGAACGGCGCGGCCTCGCTCGTGGCCAAGCAAGCCCTCGAGTTGTTGGGGTGTAAGGTGACAGGATTGTATTGTGATCTGGATGGATCTTTCCCCAATCACCACCCGGACCCTACGGTGCTGGAAAACCTCTCCGACTTGATGCAGGCAGTAAAGAATTACCAGGCTGATGTGGGAATCGGTTATGACGGGGATGCGGATCGCATCGGGGCCATTGACGAGCAGGGCAATGTTTTGTGGGGTGATCGCCTCTTGGTCCTCTACTCCCGCGACATCTTGGCCGTGAAACCCGGCAGCACGGTCATCTCGGAAGTGAAGGCCTCTCAAAGTCTGTATGATGATATTGCCAAACAGGGCGGACGTCCGATCATGTGGAAGACGGGGCATTCGTTGATCAAAGCCAAGATGAAAGAGGAATCTGCGGTATTGGCCGGTGAAATGTCCGGGCATATGTTTTTTGCGGATCGGTATTTCGGGTATGACGATGCGGTGTATGCATCTTGCCGGCTGATTGAAATCTTGGCCAAAGCGCAACGGCCGCTTTCGACCCTCATCTCTGATCTTCCCCAGTCGGTGGTCACTCCTGAAATACGAGTAGATCTTCCCGATGCCGTCAAGTTCGATGTCGTTGAACAGATTCGCATGAAATTTGAGGAATACCTGAGGACCAAGCAAAGCCTCGGGCCCAACAAGCTTGTCCTTCAGGGCCTCATCACGATCGACGGCGTCCGTGCGAAATTCGACGATGGATGGGGGCTCATCAGGGCTTCCAACACCCAACCGGCCTTAGTGCTGAGATTTGAAGCGATATCTTCCGCCCAGCTCGATGTCATTCGAGCGCTCATCGAAGACGAACTCGCAGAAGCGAGACGAGCGCTCGGGTGCTAG
- a CDS encoding DegQ family serine endoprotease — MNQLDLGQKPPQKTRSWIVAATLLTAGMIIGFVVASDLGWLPTGHAIPDTPSPAAPPPVARPVSTAPQPALGGSSQTFVDIAKSVKPAVVNIYATKSGRSEGSGTTPFDDPLFRKFFGDEFFRKFEHPKERKERGLGSGVIVESNGLIITNNHVVGKADEIRVTLSDKREFKAKLIGTDPKTDVAVVKIDATGLPTVPWADSDKLEVGEFVLAVGNPFGLTQTVTLGIVSALGRAAGIAEYEDFIQTDAAINPGNSGGPLVNVRGELVGINTAIFSQSGGNMGIGFAVPSNMAQGIMGQLVQSGKVVRGWLGVSIQELTPELASQFGVGDTKGVLVSDVMDDSPAKKAGFERADVIIEYDGKPMDSPTHLRNAVAQTPVGKKVAIKFIRDKKPKTVDLTIVEQPKSMSQNGDDDGGESATPTGVLSSLDVRDLTEELAGRYGLKSSDRGVVIVRVKPGSTAEELGVREGDIVLEVNRQAVTSVKVFERIAGKLPKDQAVLLLLKRQGRTIYLTLRP, encoded by the coding sequence ATGAACCAGTTGGACCTCGGACAGAAGCCACCTCAGAAGACCAGAAGTTGGATCGTTGCAGCCACCTTGTTGACTGCCGGGATGATCATCGGTTTCGTCGTGGCGTCGGACCTCGGTTGGCTACCGACAGGCCACGCCATACCGGATACACCGTCTCCGGCAGCGCCTCCGCCGGTCGCCAGACCGGTTTCGACCGCTCCTCAGCCTGCACTAGGTGGGAGTAGTCAAACCTTTGTGGACATTGCCAAGTCTGTGAAGCCCGCGGTGGTGAATATCTATGCCACCAAAAGCGGTCGTTCTGAGGGATCAGGGACAACGCCGTTCGACGACCCGTTGTTTCGAAAGTTTTTCGGCGATGAGTTTTTTCGGAAATTCGAACACCCGAAAGAACGAAAAGAGCGGGGGCTTGGGTCCGGCGTCATCGTAGAATCGAACGGGCTGATCATCACCAACAATCATGTCGTCGGCAAGGCGGATGAGATTCGAGTCACGCTGTCGGATAAACGCGAATTCAAGGCGAAACTGATCGGCACCGACCCGAAGACAGATGTGGCTGTCGTAAAGATCGATGCGACGGGGCTTCCTACGGTGCCTTGGGCGGATTCAGATAAACTGGAGGTCGGGGAGTTCGTTCTCGCCGTGGGAAATCCGTTTGGCCTGACACAGACTGTGACCTTAGGAATTGTCAGTGCGTTGGGTCGAGCTGCAGGAATTGCCGAGTACGAAGATTTTATCCAGACAGATGCGGCCATCAATCCAGGCAACTCCGGCGGGCCATTGGTCAATGTGAGAGGCGAGCTGGTGGGGATCAATACGGCGATCTTCAGCCAGAGCGGCGGCAACATGGGGATCGGGTTTGCTGTACCGAGCAATATGGCGCAAGGCATCATGGGGCAGCTCGTGCAGAGCGGAAAAGTCGTCCGTGGCTGGCTTGGAGTGTCCATTCAAGAGTTGACGCCGGAATTGGCCTCCCAGTTCGGCGTTGGGGACACAAAAGGTGTGCTGGTCAGTGATGTCATGGACGACAGCCCGGCTAAAAAGGCTGGATTCGAGCGAGCCGATGTCATCATTGAATATGACGGCAAACCGATGGATTCGCCGACACACCTGCGTAATGCCGTGGCGCAGACTCCGGTTGGGAAAAAGGTGGCCATCAAGTTCATCCGTGACAAGAAGCCGAAAACCGTCGATCTCACTATCGTCGAGCAGCCCAAGTCGATGTCGCAGAATGGCGATGACGACGGGGGAGAATCGGCCACGCCGACCGGGGTGCTCTCCAGTCTGGACGTTCGCGACCTGACTGAAGAATTGGCGGGCCGGTATGGGTTGAAGTCGAGTGACCGAGGCGTCGTGATTGTTCGGGTCAAGCCCGGAAGTACGGCTGAAGAATTAGGGGTCCGAGAGGGCGATATCGTTCTCGAAGTGAATCGTCAAGCCGTAACATCGGTGAAGGTCTTTGAGCGGATCGCCGGCAAACTGCCGAAGGATCAGGCCGTCTTGCTGTTACTGAAACGGCAGGGCAGAACGATCTATCTTACACTTCGTCCATGA
- a CDS encoding 2-C-methyl-D-erythritol 2,4-cyclodiphosphate synthase: MKKGSRIGYGYDVHPLGPGRKLILGGIEIPHTKGLLGHSDSDVLVHAVCDALLGAMGEGDLGRHYPSSDSKYKGISSLKLLEDVMAKLKANGYRIGNIDTVIVAQAPRLGPHLAAMQKKMAETADIDPALINVKVKSGEGLDAVGHEEGMIAHAVCLIEPV; encoded by the coding sequence ATGAAAAAGGGCTCTCGCATCGGCTATGGCTACGACGTCCACCCGCTCGGACCGGGCCGCAAATTGATTCTTGGGGGAATTGAAATTCCACACACGAAAGGATTGCTCGGCCATTCCGATTCCGATGTACTGGTGCATGCGGTTTGCGATGCGCTGTTGGGCGCGATGGGAGAAGGAGATCTCGGGCGGCACTACCCGAGTTCAGACTCCAAGTACAAGGGGATCTCGAGCTTGAAACTGCTGGAAGATGTCATGGCGAAGCTGAAAGCCAATGGGTATCGGATCGGAAACATCGACACCGTGATTGTGGCCCAGGCTCCCCGCCTCGGCCCACATCTGGCAGCGATGCAGAAGAAAATGGCGGAGACTGCGGATATCGATCCTGCCCTGATCAATGTAAAGGTCAAAAGCGGGGAAGGATTAGATGCGGTCGGGCACGAAGAGGGAATGATCGCTCACGCTGTATGTTTGATCGAGCCGGTCTGA
- a CDS encoding DUF3108 domain-containing protein, with translation MIAAAVSALLFPAGSTEAESPGKANRPFQVGERLTYQVSWLNITAAIAVMEVARMEGTKEQTVAKLVGTAQSTPLLTKFFPVDNRVESELDLEALVPEHMTFRRREGKKKEDIEYRFHQKEGMVTAVRGGTTESLPIPAGTQDIISCLYYTRTVLPPTPGASLKMNVYHDKKNRPVEVRVEGLETIEGSWGKAETVRVLVIMPFHGLFMNQGNIRVWVTTDEHRTPLRMKAKVTLGSIVADLVDGKPVSQS, from the coding sequence ATGATCGCAGCTGCTGTGTCGGCCCTTTTATTCCCGGCCGGCTCCACAGAAGCTGAATCTCCGGGTAAAGCAAATCGCCCGTTTCAGGTCGGAGAACGGCTGACCTATCAGGTGTCCTGGCTCAACATTACTGCGGCGATCGCCGTGATGGAAGTAGCGCGGATGGAAGGAACGAAGGAGCAAACGGTCGCCAAGTTGGTGGGCACAGCGCAATCGACTCCGCTCCTCACGAAGTTTTTCCCCGTCGATAATCGTGTCGAGTCGGAACTGGACCTGGAGGCGCTCGTACCGGAACATATGACGTTCCGCCGACGCGAAGGAAAAAAGAAAGAGGATATCGAGTACAGATTCCATCAAAAAGAAGGGATGGTCACGGCAGTCAGAGGAGGCACCACGGAGTCATTGCCTATTCCGGCCGGCACTCAAGATATCATTTCCTGCTTGTACTATACGCGTACGGTGTTGCCGCCGACGCCGGGGGCCTCACTGAAAATGAACGTGTATCATGACAAGAAGAATCGACCGGTCGAGGTGCGCGTAGAAGGGCTTGAGACTATTGAAGGGTCGTGGGGCAAGGCGGAGACTGTGCGGGTGCTGGTCATCATGCCGTTCCATGGCCTCTTCATGAATCAGGGGAACATCCGTGTTTGGGTCACGACTGATGAGCACAGGACTCCGCTCCGCATGAAAGCGAAGGTCACACTGGGATCAATCGTGGCGGATCTGGTGGATGGGAAACCGGTTTCGCAAAGCTGA
- the ispD gene encoding 2-C-methyl-D-erythritol 4-phosphate cytidylyltransferase: protein MALVPAAGRGLRMGGPVPKQFLSLGGEPLILHSLRVLQVSSAIDEIILAVPATEMDYCLTQIVAQHHFTKVTKVVPGGKERQDSVRHALEEVHDDVEVVLVHDAVRPFLTERMVEEVVKKARAKGAAIIALPMKDTVKQVGADHVIERTLDRETLWLAQTPQAFRRDWLLAAHRKAHGEGVRATDDAYLMEWCGYPVSVVEGSGENIKVTRPEDMVIGEAILSSRRSDGMKGTV from the coding sequence GTGGCTCTCGTTCCTGCCGCCGGACGGGGGCTTCGCATGGGCGGCCCTGTGCCGAAACAATTCCTATCGCTCGGCGGGGAGCCTCTTATCCTCCATTCTCTCCGTGTACTTCAAGTCTCTTCAGCCATTGATGAAATCATCCTAGCTGTTCCCGCAACTGAGATGGACTATTGCCTCACGCAGATTGTGGCACAGCATCACTTCACCAAAGTGACAAAAGTGGTGCCTGGAGGAAAGGAGCGGCAGGATTCAGTTCGGCATGCGCTTGAGGAAGTGCACGACGATGTCGAGGTGGTGCTGGTTCATGATGCGGTACGCCCGTTTCTCACTGAGCGGATGGTGGAAGAAGTGGTGAAGAAGGCGCGGGCTAAGGGAGCAGCGATCATTGCTCTGCCGATGAAAGATACGGTCAAGCAGGTGGGGGCGGACCATGTGATCGAACGGACTCTCGATCGGGAGACGCTATGGCTGGCTCAGACCCCGCAAGCCTTCCGGCGAGATTGGTTGTTGGCAGCCCATCGGAAGGCTCATGGGGAGGGAGTTCGCGCGACGGATGACGCCTATTTGATGGAGTGGTGCGGATATCCTGTTTCTGTGGTGGAAGGGAGCGGAGAAAATATCAAAGTGACGAGGCCGGAAGATATGGTGATCGGCGAAGCAATCTTGTCGTCACGTCGATCGGATGGCATGAAAGGAACGGTATGA
- the fbp gene encoding class 1 fructose-bisphosphatase yields MREFPLTLSRFIIQNQESHQGATEEFSSLLTRIGLVGKLIAQDLRRAGLINILGTTGDTNVQGEVVKKLDAIANDDFVKVFQHSGYVCALASEEMEKPISLPGNWPQGKYMLLFDPLDGSSNTDNNMPLGAIFSVLKYGRSDHLPAEEELLRRGTEQVAAGYLLYGSSTMLVYTVGQGVYGFTLEPGIGEYLLSHARISIPNKGKVYAANEGNYNKWSEGTKKYLDFLKVSDKATGRPYSARYSGCLVADVHRLLLGGGIYLYPGEVDKPEGKLRLLYEANPLAFVVEQAGGTASTGTSRILEVEPKKLHQRVPLIIGSRYDVEQAEAYIQGRA; encoded by the coding sequence ATGAGAGAATTTCCCCTTACTTTAAGCCGGTTTATAATTCAAAATCAGGAGTCGCACCAAGGCGCGACGGAGGAATTCTCCAGCCTGTTGACCCGGATCGGTCTCGTCGGCAAGCTCATTGCGCAAGATCTCAGGCGAGCCGGCCTGATCAACATTCTTGGAACGACGGGCGACACGAACGTACAGGGAGAAGTGGTCAAGAAGCTGGACGCCATCGCCAATGACGACTTCGTCAAAGTCTTCCAGCATAGCGGATATGTTTGTGCTCTGGCTTCGGAGGAAATGGAAAAGCCGATCTCGCTGCCGGGCAATTGGCCGCAGGGCAAATACATGCTGCTCTTCGATCCACTCGACGGCTCCTCCAATACGGACAACAATATGCCGCTCGGCGCTATTTTTTCCGTGCTCAAGTACGGACGGTCAGATCATTTGCCCGCTGAAGAGGAATTGCTGCGCCGAGGGACCGAACAAGTCGCGGCCGGGTATCTGCTGTACGGGTCGAGCACCATGTTGGTCTATACGGTCGGACAAGGTGTATACGGATTTACGCTTGAACCGGGGATTGGAGAGTATCTGTTGTCCCATGCGCGGATCAGTATTCCCAATAAAGGCAAGGTCTACGCTGCCAACGAGGGGAACTATAACAAGTGGTCGGAAGGAACGAAAAAGTATCTGGATTTCCTCAAGGTCAGCGATAAGGCGACCGGTCGTCCCTACAGCGCCCGGTATTCGGGCTGCTTGGTGGCCGATGTACACCGCTTGTTGCTCGGAGGAGGAATCTATCTCTATCCGGGCGAAGTCGATAAACCGGAAGGGAAACTCCGGCTTCTGTATGAGGCGAATCCGTTGGCGTTTGTCGTCGAACAGGCCGGTGGAACAGCTTCGACGGGAACGTCGAGAATACTGGAAGTAGAACCCAAGAAGCTCCACCAACGCGTGCCGCTGATCATCGGCAGCCGTTACGATGTCGAGCAGGCGGAAGCGTACATTCAGGGGCGAGCCTAA
- a CDS encoding class I fructose-bisphosphate aldolase — MGDRVQEILSWYGSDNVGTKTNIARLLRSGKLAGSGKLVILPVDQGFEHGPARSFAPNPPGYDPHYHFQLAIDAGCNAYAAPLGFLEAAANQFAGQIPLILKLNNHDVLHDEKDPLPSVTGSVKDALRLGCSAVGFTIYPGSAHCNAMYEQLRAIAEEAKESGLAVVVWSYPRGSALSKEGETAMDVVAYAAQIAAQLGAHVIKVKLPTAHLEQSAAKKVYEAEQIPIKTLAERVKHVVQSSFDGRRIVIFSGGAKSEDKNVFDEARAIRDGGGFGSIIGRNSFQRPKAEAIKFLQTIMGIYAGQIQ; from the coding sequence ATGGGAGATCGAGTTCAAGAAATTCTGAGTTGGTATGGCAGCGATAACGTCGGCACAAAAACCAATATCGCCCGCTTGCTTCGATCCGGCAAATTAGCCGGAAGCGGCAAATTGGTGATCCTGCCGGTTGATCAAGGATTCGAGCACGGTCCGGCGCGGAGCTTCGCGCCGAACCCGCCCGGCTATGATCCGCACTATCATTTTCAGCTGGCGATCGATGCGGGGTGTAATGCCTATGCCGCACCGTTAGGTTTTCTCGAGGCCGCAGCCAATCAATTCGCGGGGCAGATTCCCCTCATCCTCAAGTTGAACAATCACGATGTGCTGCATGACGAGAAGGATCCGTTGCCGTCGGTCACCGGCAGTGTAAAGGATGCGCTTCGTTTGGGGTGTTCTGCTGTGGGGTTTACGATCTATCCCGGGTCGGCTCACTGCAACGCCATGTATGAGCAATTGCGGGCCATTGCCGAGGAAGCCAAGGAGAGCGGCCTGGCCGTTGTGGTCTGGTCGTATCCGCGCGGGTCCGCGTTGAGCAAAGAGGGTGAAACAGCCATGGATGTGGTGGCCTACGCGGCGCAAATTGCGGCGCAACTCGGAGCGCACGTGATCAAGGTCAAGCTTCCGACCGCGCACCTCGAACAGTCTGCGGCTAAAAAGGTGTACGAGGCCGAACAGATTCCGATCAAGACGCTGGCGGAACGAGTCAAACATGTGGTGCAGAGTTCCTTCGATGGCCGGCGGATTGTAATCTTTTCCGGCGGGGCGAAAAGCGAGGATAAAAACGTCTTTGATGAAGCGCGGGCGATTCGCGATGGAGGCGGATTCGGGAGCATCATCGGCCGGAATTCATTCCAACGCCCGAAGGCGGAAGCGATCAAGTTTCTCCAGACCATCATGGGAATCTATGCCGGCCAGATTCAATAA